A section of the Prionailurus bengalensis isolate Pbe53 chromosome C2, Fcat_Pben_1.1_paternal_pri, whole genome shotgun sequence genome encodes:
- the TNK2 gene encoding activated CDC42 kinase 1 isoform X2 produces the protein MPAARRFPGLELSFPLLARLRRRLYTRLGSSSMQPEEGTGWLLELLSEVQLQQYFLRLRDDLNVTRLSHFEYVKNEDLEKIGMGRPGQRRLWEAVKRRKAMCKRKSWMSKVFSGKRLEAEFPPHHSQSTFRKTSPTPGGPAGEGPLQSLTCLIGEKDLHLFEKLGDGSFGVVRRGEWDAPSGKTVSVAVKCLKPDVLSQPEAMDDFIREVNAMHSLDHRNLIRLYGVVLTPPMKMVTELAPLGSLLDRLRKHQGHFLLGTLSRYAVQVAEGMGYLESKRFIHRDLAARNLLLATRDLVKIGDFGLMRALPQNDDHYVMQEHRKVPFAWCAPESLKTRTFSHASDTWMFGVTLWEMFTYGQEPWIGLNGSQILHKIDKEGERLPRPEDCPQDIYNVMVQCWAHKPEDRPTFVALRDFLLEAQPTDMRALQDFEEPDKLHIQMNDVITVIEGRAENYWWRGQNTRTLCVGPFPRNVVTSVAGLSAQDISQPLQNSFIHTGHGDSDPRHCWGFPDKIDELYLGNPMDPPDLLSVELSTSRPTQHLGRVKREPPPRPPQPAIFAQSKWGCSRCLGPCPCPLSPLIPPLLLKEPTYDPVSEDQDPLSSDFKRLGLRKPGLTRGLWLAKPSARVPGTKAGRGGGSEVTLIDFGEEPVVPAPRPCAPSLAQLAMDACSLLDKTPPQSPTRALPRPLHPTPVVDWDARPLPPPPAYDDVAQDEDDFEVCSINSTLVAAGVCAGPSQGETNYAFVPEQAQLLPPLEDNLFLPPQGGSKPPSSAQTAQIFQALQQECMRQLRVPAGSLVPSPGPAPAGEDKPQVPPRVPIPPRPTRPRGELSPAPSGEEEIGRWPGPASPPRVPPREPLSPQGSRTPSPLVPPGSSPLPPRLSSSPGKTMPTTQSFASDPKYATPQVIQAPGPRAGPCILPIVRDGKKVSNTHYYLLPERPSYLERYQRFLREAQSPEEPAPLPVPLLLPPPSTPAPAAPTATVRPMPQAAPDPKANFSTNNSNPGVRPPALRATARLPQRGCPGDGPEAGRPTDKIQMLQAMVHGVTTEECQAALQSHSWSVQRAAQYLKVEQLFGLGLRPRSECHKVLEMCDWNLEQAGCHLLGSCGPAHHK, from the exons GTGTTCAGTGGAAAGCGACTGGAGGCTGAGTTCCCTCCTCATCACTCTCAGAGCACCTTCCGGAAGACCTCGCCCACTCCAGGGggcccagcaggggaggggcccttGCAGAGCCTCACGTGCCTCATTGGGGAGAAGGACCTGCATCTCTTCGAGAAGCTAGGAGATGGCTCCTTTGGCGTGGTGCGCAGGGGCGAGTGGGACGCCCCCTCGGGGAAGACG GTGAGTGTGGCTGTGAAGTGCCTGAAGCCTGATGTGCTAAGCCAGCCAGAGGCCATGGATGACTTTATCCGGGAGGTTAATGCCATGCATTCCCTGGACCATCGAAACCTCATTCGTCTCTATGGTGTGGTGCTCACGCCGCCCATGAAGATG GTGACAGAGCTGGCGCCGCTGGGATCGTTGTTGGACCGGCTGCGCAAGCACCAGGGCCACTTCCTCCTGGGAACTCTGAGCCGCTACGCCGTGCAGGTGGCTGAGGGCATGGGCTACCTAGAGTCCAAGCGCTTTATTCACCGTGACCTGGCTGCCCGAAATCTGCTGTTGGCCACCCGTGACCTGGTCAAGATTGGGGACTTCGGGTTGATGCGTGCACTACCCCAGAATGACGACCACTATGTCATGCAAGAGCATCGCAAGGTGCCCTTTGCCTG GTGTGCTCCCGAGAGCCTGAAGACACGTACCTTCTCCCATGCCAGTGACACCTGGATGTTTGGGGTAACATTGTGGGAGATGTTCACCTATGGCCAGGAGCCCTGGATTGGCCTCAATGGCAGTCAG ATTCTGCATAAGATTGACAAGGAGGGGGAACGTCTGCCGCGGCCTGAGGACTGCCCACAGGATATCTACAATGTCATGGTTCAGTGCTGGGCTCACAAGCCAGAGGACAGACCCACCTTTGTGGCCCTGCGGGACTTCCTGCTGGAG gcccagcccactGACATGAGGGCGCTTCAGGACTTTGAGGAGCCAGACAAGCTGCACATCCAGATGAATGACGTCATCACCGTCATCGAGGGAAG GGCTGAGAATTACTGGTGGCGTGGACAGAACACCCGGACACTGTGTGTGGGACCCTTTCCTCGCAACGTGGTGACCTCCGTGGCTGGCCTTTCAGCCCAGGACATCAGCCAACCCCTGCAGAATAGCTTCATCCACACGGGACATGGCGACAGTGACCCCCGCCACTGCTGGGGCTTCCCCGACAAGATTGATGA ACTGTACCTGGGAAACCCCATGGACCCTCCTGACCTGCTGAGCGTGGAACTGAGCACCTCCCGACCCACCCAACATCTAGGAAGGGTGAAAA GGGAGCCTCCACCTCGCCCACCTCAGCCTGCCATCTTCGCTCAGAGTAAGTGGGGCTGCTCTCGATGCCttggcccctgcccctgccccctctctcctctcattcctcctctccttctgaaAG AGCCAACCTACGACCCAGTGAGTGAGGACCAGGACCCTCTGTCCAGCGACTTCAAGAGGCTGGGCCTCCGGAAACCAGGCCTGACCCGTGGGCTGTGGCTGGCAAAGCCCTCAGCTAGGGTGCCGGGCACCAAGGCAGGGCGTGGCGGCGGGAGCGAGGTCACACTCATTGACTTCGGCGAGGAGCCCGTCGTCCCCGCCCCCCGGCCCTGTGCACCCTCACTGGCACAGCTGGCCATGGATGCCTGCTCCTTGCTGGACAAGACTCCACCGCAGAGCCCTACTCGGGCACTGCCCCGGCCCCTGCATCCCACACCTGTGGTGGACTGGGATGCCCGCCCGCTGCCCCCGCCTCCTGCCTACGACGATGTGGCCCAGGATGAGGACGACTTTGAAGTCTGCTCCATCAACAGCACCCTGGTGGCTGCAGGGGTCTGTGCTGGGCCCAGCCAGGGTGAAACCAATTATGCCTTTGTGCCTGAGCAGGCgcagctcctccctcccctggagGACAATCTGTTCCTCCCACCCCAGGGTGGGAGCAAGCCGCCCAGCTCGGCCCAGACCGCACAGATCTTCCAGGCGCTGCAGCAGGAGTGCATGCGGCAGCTGCGGGTCCCGGCTGGCTCCCTGGTCCCTTCACCTGGCCCAGCCCCAGCGGGTGAGGACaagccccaggtgcccccccggGTGCCCATCCCCCCGAGGCCCACTCGCCCACGTGGTGAGCTGTCTCCAGCCCCCTCAGGTGAGGAGGAGATAGGGCGGTGGCCTggacctgcctcccctccccgggTGCCTCCCCGGGAGCCCCTGTCCCCTCAAGGCTCGAGGACCCCTAGCCCCCTGGTACCACCTGGAAGCTCCCCACTGCCGCCCCGGCTCTCAAGTTCACCTGGGAAGACCATGCCCACCACCCAGAGCTTTGCCTCAGACCCCAAGTATGCTACACCACAAGTGATCCAGGCACCCGGCCCACGGGCTGGTCCCTGCATCCTACCCATCGTCCGTGATGGCAAGAAGGTCAGCAACACCCACTATTACCTGCTGCCCGAGCGCCCATCCTACCTGGAACGCTACCAGCGCTTCCTGCGTGAGGCCCAAAGCCCTGAAGAGCCGGCCCCCTTGCCTGTGCCCCTGCTGctgcccccacccagcaccccagcccCTGCCGCCCCCACTGCCACTGTTCGACCAATGCCCCAGGCTGCCCCAGACCCCAAGGCCAACTTCTCCACCAACAACAGTAACCCAGGGGTCCGGCCACCAGCCCTGAGGGCCACTGCACGGCTGCCACAGAGGGGCTGCCCTGGGGACGGGCCAGAGGCTGGACGACCAACAGACAAGATCCAGATG CTGCAGGCCATGGTGCATGGGGTGACCACAGAGGAGTGCCAGGCGGCCCTGCAGAGTCACAGCTGGAGCGTGCAGAGGGCTGCCCAGTATCTGAAG GTGGAGCAGCTCTTTGGGTTGGGTCTGCGGCCGCGAAGCGAGTGCCACAAGGTGCTGGAGATGTGTGACTGGAACCTGGAGCAGGCAGGCTGCCACCTCCTGGGCtcctgcggccccgcccaccacaAGTGA